The Spodoptera frugiperda isolate SF20-4 chromosome 2, AGI-APGP_CSIRO_Sfru_2.0, whole genome shotgun sequence genome has a window encoding:
- the LOC118269164 gene encoding protein alan shepard isoform X4, which yields MALHLETALQRKLNFKMTTVRNNSLCQTQRSYVYSNSFVYRSTGGCRSASSAGASAVTVASAGAGAGAGACAGRMASAGAQYRGGAQQWAAAYAPQPCRYPPPQPQQYAAAPSPYTPHQYTGTGMGGGCGAAGGRVPTAASPANTASSSSSNTGSAGGTRSTSLSTAPPPPASSASTTGAAGEQLSRTNLYIRGLSQNTTDKDLVQMCQMYGNIISTKAILDKNTNKCKGYGFVDFETIASAEAAVKGLQAKGVQAQMAKIWRATTSPITPGHLQQQEQDPTNLYMANLPPHFKENDVDQLLAKFGQVVSTRILRDTHGQSKGVGFARMESREKCEQIIQMFNGNPIPGAKEPLLVKFADGGNKKKALYNKQNDNNGRAWRDNNDSITQVAAMAVSGVYAGGVGGAGAGGECAGVYRGGGSVYGVAAFHHHPQLHHHHHAAHPAAWLAPYAALIPPAHPAHHATHPAHPHIPIDAVPSQYVNWDSLRPENELYYFSSHPYQYFAGPTPPIIQMPMESEHASTAASPDEAYQPYPPPK from the exons AGCACCGGCGGCTGTCGTTCGGCAAGCAGCGCAGGCGCGAGCGCCGTGACGGTCGCTAGCGCGGGCGcaggcgcgggcgcgggcgcgtgCGCAGGCCGCATGGCTAGCGCAGGGGCGCAGTATCGCGGCGGAGCGCAGCAGTGGGCGGCGGCCTATGCGCCGCAACCCTGCCGCTACCCGCCGCCGCAGCCGCAGCAGTACGCTGCTGCACCCAGCCCTTATACTCCACACCAG TACACGGGCACTGGAATGGGTGGAGGATGCGGCGCGGCCGGAGGTCGCGTGCCGACGGCGGCGTCGCCCGCCAACACGGCGTCCTCGTCGTCGTCCAACACGGGCTCGGCGGGCGGCACGCGCTCCACCAGCCTGAGCACCGCGCCGCCGCCCCCGGCCTCCTCCGCCTCCACCACCGGCGCCGCGGGCGAACAGCTCAGCCGCACCAACCTCTACATCCGAGGCCTTAGCCAAAACACCACCGATAAAGACCTTGTTCAGATGTGCCAAAT GTATGGCAACATAATTTCAACAAAAGCTATTTTGGATaagaatacaaataaatgtaaag GTTACGGTTTTGTAGATTTTGAAACAATCGCATCGGCTGAGGCAGCTGTTAAAGGATTACAAGCCAAAGGTGTTCAGGCCCAGATGGCTAAA ATTTGGAGAGCAACTACTTCACCTATTACTCCGGGGCATTTACAGCAACAAGAGCAGGATCCCACCAACCTGTACATGGCCAACCTGCCACCGCACTTCAAGGAGAATGATGTGGACCAACTGCTGGCCAAGTTTGGCCAAGTGGTGTCCACACGAATCTTGCGTGACACCCACGGCCAAAGCAAAGGTGTGGGCTTTGCAAGGATGGAGTCCAGGGAGAAATGCGAGCAGATTATCCAA ATGTTTAACGGGAACCCAATTCCGGGAGCCAAGGAGCCTCTACTAGTTAAGTTCGCTGACGGCGGTAACAAGAAAAAGGCGCtgtacaacaaacaaaacgataacAATGGAAGAGCATGGCGAGACAACAACGACTCCATTACCCAGGTA GCCGCAATGGCTGTAAGTGGCGTTTACGCCGGAGGAGTCGGCGGAGCTGGAGCTGGAGGCGAATGCGCTGGAGTGTACCGCGGCGGCGGCAGCGTGTACGGCGTGGCGGCGTTCCACCACCACCCGCAGctgcaccaccaccaccacgcgGCGCACCCGGCCGCCTGGCTGGCGCCCTACGCCGCGCTCATCCCGCCCGCGCACCCCGCGCACCACGCTACGCACCCCGCGCACCCACATATACCCATCGACGCTGTGCCTAGCCAATAT GTAAACTGGGACAGCTTAAGGCCGGAAAATGAGTTATAC TACTTCTCGTCGCATCCGTATCAGTACTTCGCGGGTCCGACACCGCCGATCATCCAGATGCCGATGGAGAGCGAGCACGCGTCCACGGCAGCTTCACCCGACGAGGCCTACCAGCCGTACCCGCCTCCCAAGTAG
- the LOC118269164 gene encoding protein alan shepard isoform X14: protein MASAGAQYRGGAQQWAAAYAPQPCRYPPPQPQQYAAAPSPYTPHQYTGTGMGGGCGAAGGRVPTAASPANTASSSSSNTGSAGGTRSTSLSTAPPPPASSASTTGAAGEQLSRTNLYIRGLSQNTTDKDLVQMCQMYGNIISTKAILDKNTNKCKGYGFVDFETIASAEAAVKGLQAKGVQAQMAKVGIWFLRRLNRIWRATTSPITPGHLQQQEQDPTNLYMANLPPHFKENDVDQLLAKFGQVVSTRILRDTHGQSKGVGFARMESREKCEQIIQMFNGNPIPGAKEPLLVKFADGGNKKKALYNKQNDNNGRAWRDNNDSITQVAAMAVSGVYAGGVGGAGAGGECAGVYRGGGSVYGVAAFHHHPQLHHHHHAAHPAAWLAPYAALIPPAHPAHHATHPAHPHIPIDAVPSQYVNWDSLRPENELYYFSSHPYQYFAGPTPPIIQMPMESEHASTAASPDEAYQPYPPPK from the exons ATGGCTAGCGCAGGGGCGCAGTATCGCGGCGGAGCGCAGCAGTGGGCGGCGGCCTATGCGCCGCAACCCTGCCGCTACCCGCCGCCGCAGCCGCAGCAGTACGCTGCTGCACCCAGCCCTTATACTCCACACCAG TACACGGGCACTGGAATGGGTGGAGGATGCGGCGCGGCCGGAGGTCGCGTGCCGACGGCGGCGTCGCCCGCCAACACGGCGTCCTCGTCGTCGTCCAACACGGGCTCGGCGGGCGGCACGCGCTCCACCAGCCTGAGCACCGCGCCGCCGCCCCCGGCCTCCTCCGCCTCCACCACCGGCGCCGCGGGCGAACAGCTCAGCCGCACCAACCTCTACATCCGAGGCCTTAGCCAAAACACCACCGATAAAGACCTTGTTCAGATGTGCCAAAT GTATGGCAACATAATTTCAACAAAAGCTATTTTGGATaagaatacaaataaatgtaaag GTTACGGTTTTGTAGATTTTGAAACAATCGCATCGGCTGAGGCAGCTGTTAAAGGATTACAAGCCAAAGGTGTTCAGGCCCAGATGGCTAAAGTGGGTATCTGGTTCCTGCGTAGACTGAACCGT ATTTGGAGAGCAACTACTTCACCTATTACTCCGGGGCATTTACAGCAACAAGAGCAGGATCCCACCAACCTGTACATGGCCAACCTGCCACCGCACTTCAAGGAGAATGATGTGGACCAACTGCTGGCCAAGTTTGGCCAAGTGGTGTCCACACGAATCTTGCGTGACACCCACGGCCAAAGCAAAGGTGTGGGCTTTGCAAGGATGGAGTCCAGGGAGAAATGCGAGCAGATTATCCAA ATGTTTAACGGGAACCCAATTCCGGGAGCCAAGGAGCCTCTACTAGTTAAGTTCGCTGACGGCGGTAACAAGAAAAAGGCGCtgtacaacaaacaaaacgataacAATGGAAGAGCATGGCGAGACAACAACGACTCCATTACCCAGGTA GCCGCAATGGCTGTAAGTGGCGTTTACGCCGGAGGAGTCGGCGGAGCTGGAGCTGGAGGCGAATGCGCTGGAGTGTACCGCGGCGGCGGCAGCGTGTACGGCGTGGCGGCGTTCCACCACCACCCGCAGctgcaccaccaccaccacgcgGCGCACCCGGCCGCCTGGCTGGCGCCCTACGCCGCGCTCATCCCGCCCGCGCACCCCGCGCACCACGCTACGCACCCCGCGCACCCACATATACCCATCGACGCTGTGCCTAGCCAATAT GTAAACTGGGACAGCTTAAGGCCGGAAAATGAGTTATAC TACTTCTCGTCGCATCCGTATCAGTACTTCGCGGGTCCGACACCGCCGATCATCCAGATGCCGATGGAGAGCGAGCACGCGTCCACGGCAGCTTCACCCGACGAGGCCTACCAGCCGTACCCGCCTCCCAAGTAG
- the LOC118269164 gene encoding protein alan shepard isoform X5 — MALHLETALQRKLNFKMTTVRNNSLCQTQRSYVYSNSFVYRSTGGCRSASSAGASAVTVASAGAGAGAGACAGRMASAGAQYRGGAQQWAAAYAPQPCRYPPPQPQQYAAAPSPYTPHQYTGTGMGGGCGAAGGRVPTAASPANTASSSSSNTGSAGGTRSTSLSTAPPPPASSASTTGAAGEQLSRTNLYIRGLSQNTTDKDLVQMCQMYGNIISTKAILDKNTNKCKGYGFVDFETIASAEAAVKGLQAKGVQAQMAKVGIWFLRRLNRIWRATTSPITPGHLQQQEQDPTNLYMANLPPHFKENDVDQLLAKFGQVVSTRILRDTHGQSKGVGFARMESREKCEQIIQMFNGNPIPGAKEPLLVKFADGGNKKKALYNKQNDNNGRAWRDNNDSITQVAAMAVSGVYAGGVGGAGAGGECAGVYRGGGSVYGVAAFHHHPQLHHHHHAAHPAAWLAPYAALIPPAHPAHHATHPAHPHIPIDAVPSQYYFSSHPYQYFAGPTPPIIQMPMESEHASTAASPDEAYQPYPPPK, encoded by the exons AGCACCGGCGGCTGTCGTTCGGCAAGCAGCGCAGGCGCGAGCGCCGTGACGGTCGCTAGCGCGGGCGcaggcgcgggcgcgggcgcgtgCGCAGGCCGCATGGCTAGCGCAGGGGCGCAGTATCGCGGCGGAGCGCAGCAGTGGGCGGCGGCCTATGCGCCGCAACCCTGCCGCTACCCGCCGCCGCAGCCGCAGCAGTACGCTGCTGCACCCAGCCCTTATACTCCACACCAG TACACGGGCACTGGAATGGGTGGAGGATGCGGCGCGGCCGGAGGTCGCGTGCCGACGGCGGCGTCGCCCGCCAACACGGCGTCCTCGTCGTCGTCCAACACGGGCTCGGCGGGCGGCACGCGCTCCACCAGCCTGAGCACCGCGCCGCCGCCCCCGGCCTCCTCCGCCTCCACCACCGGCGCCGCGGGCGAACAGCTCAGCCGCACCAACCTCTACATCCGAGGCCTTAGCCAAAACACCACCGATAAAGACCTTGTTCAGATGTGCCAAAT GTATGGCAACATAATTTCAACAAAAGCTATTTTGGATaagaatacaaataaatgtaaag GTTACGGTTTTGTAGATTTTGAAACAATCGCATCGGCTGAGGCAGCTGTTAAAGGATTACAAGCCAAAGGTGTTCAGGCCCAGATGGCTAAAGTGGGTATCTGGTTCCTGCGTAGACTGAACCGT ATTTGGAGAGCAACTACTTCACCTATTACTCCGGGGCATTTACAGCAACAAGAGCAGGATCCCACCAACCTGTACATGGCCAACCTGCCACCGCACTTCAAGGAGAATGATGTGGACCAACTGCTGGCCAAGTTTGGCCAAGTGGTGTCCACACGAATCTTGCGTGACACCCACGGCCAAAGCAAAGGTGTGGGCTTTGCAAGGATGGAGTCCAGGGAGAAATGCGAGCAGATTATCCAA ATGTTTAACGGGAACCCAATTCCGGGAGCCAAGGAGCCTCTACTAGTTAAGTTCGCTGACGGCGGTAACAAGAAAAAGGCGCtgtacaacaaacaaaacgataacAATGGAAGAGCATGGCGAGACAACAACGACTCCATTACCCAGGTA GCCGCAATGGCTGTAAGTGGCGTTTACGCCGGAGGAGTCGGCGGAGCTGGAGCTGGAGGCGAATGCGCTGGAGTGTACCGCGGCGGCGGCAGCGTGTACGGCGTGGCGGCGTTCCACCACCACCCGCAGctgcaccaccaccaccacgcgGCGCACCCGGCCGCCTGGCTGGCGCCCTACGCCGCGCTCATCCCGCCCGCGCACCCCGCGCACCACGCTACGCACCCCGCGCACCCACATATACCCATCGACGCTGTGCCTAGCCAATAT TACTTCTCGTCGCATCCGTATCAGTACTTCGCGGGTCCGACACCGCCGATCATCCAGATGCCGATGGAGAGCGAGCACGCGTCCACGGCAGCTTCACCCGACGAGGCCTACCAGCCGTACCCGCCTCCCAAGTAG
- the LOC118269164 gene encoding protein alan shepard isoform X10, whose protein sequence is MALHLETALQRKLNFKMTTSTGGCRSASSAGASAVTVASAGAGAGAGACAGRMASAGAQYRGGAQQWAAAYAPQPCRYPPPQPQQYAAAPSPYTPHQYTGTGMGGGCGAAGGRVPTAASPANTASSSSSNTGSAGGTRSTSLSTAPPPPASSASTTGAAGEQLSRTNLYIRGLSQNTTDKDLVQMCQMYGNIISTKAILDKNTNKCKGYGFVDFETIASAEAAVKGLQAKGVQAQMAKVGIWFLRRLNRIWRATTSPITPGHLQQQEQDPTNLYMANLPPHFKENDVDQLLAKFGQVVSTRILRDTHGQSKGVGFARMESREKCEQIIQMFNGNPIPGAKEPLLVKFADGGNKKKALYNKQNDNNGRAWRDNNDSITQVAAMAVSGVYAGGVGGAGAGGECAGVYRGGGSVYGVAAFHHHPQLHHHHHAAHPAAWLAPYAALIPPAHPAHHATHPAHPHIPIDAVPSQYVNWDSLRPENELYYFSSHPYQYFAGPTPPIIQMPMESEHASTAASPDEAYQPYPPPK, encoded by the exons AGCACCGGCGGCTGTCGTTCGGCAAGCAGCGCAGGCGCGAGCGCCGTGACGGTCGCTAGCGCGGGCGcaggcgcgggcgcgggcgcgtgCGCAGGCCGCATGGCTAGCGCAGGGGCGCAGTATCGCGGCGGAGCGCAGCAGTGGGCGGCGGCCTATGCGCCGCAACCCTGCCGCTACCCGCCGCCGCAGCCGCAGCAGTACGCTGCTGCACCCAGCCCTTATACTCCACACCAG TACACGGGCACTGGAATGGGTGGAGGATGCGGCGCGGCCGGAGGTCGCGTGCCGACGGCGGCGTCGCCCGCCAACACGGCGTCCTCGTCGTCGTCCAACACGGGCTCGGCGGGCGGCACGCGCTCCACCAGCCTGAGCACCGCGCCGCCGCCCCCGGCCTCCTCCGCCTCCACCACCGGCGCCGCGGGCGAACAGCTCAGCCGCACCAACCTCTACATCCGAGGCCTTAGCCAAAACACCACCGATAAAGACCTTGTTCAGATGTGCCAAAT GTATGGCAACATAATTTCAACAAAAGCTATTTTGGATaagaatacaaataaatgtaaag GTTACGGTTTTGTAGATTTTGAAACAATCGCATCGGCTGAGGCAGCTGTTAAAGGATTACAAGCCAAAGGTGTTCAGGCCCAGATGGCTAAAGTGGGTATCTGGTTCCTGCGTAGACTGAACCGT ATTTGGAGAGCAACTACTTCACCTATTACTCCGGGGCATTTACAGCAACAAGAGCAGGATCCCACCAACCTGTACATGGCCAACCTGCCACCGCACTTCAAGGAGAATGATGTGGACCAACTGCTGGCCAAGTTTGGCCAAGTGGTGTCCACACGAATCTTGCGTGACACCCACGGCCAAAGCAAAGGTGTGGGCTTTGCAAGGATGGAGTCCAGGGAGAAATGCGAGCAGATTATCCAA ATGTTTAACGGGAACCCAATTCCGGGAGCCAAGGAGCCTCTACTAGTTAAGTTCGCTGACGGCGGTAACAAGAAAAAGGCGCtgtacaacaaacaaaacgataacAATGGAAGAGCATGGCGAGACAACAACGACTCCATTACCCAGGTA GCCGCAATGGCTGTAAGTGGCGTTTACGCCGGAGGAGTCGGCGGAGCTGGAGCTGGAGGCGAATGCGCTGGAGTGTACCGCGGCGGCGGCAGCGTGTACGGCGTGGCGGCGTTCCACCACCACCCGCAGctgcaccaccaccaccacgcgGCGCACCCGGCCGCCTGGCTGGCGCCCTACGCCGCGCTCATCCCGCCCGCGCACCCCGCGCACCACGCTACGCACCCCGCGCACCCACATATACCCATCGACGCTGTGCCTAGCCAATAT GTAAACTGGGACAGCTTAAGGCCGGAAAATGAGTTATAC TACTTCTCGTCGCATCCGTATCAGTACTTCGCGGGTCCGACACCGCCGATCATCCAGATGCCGATGGAGAGCGAGCACGCGTCCACGGCAGCTTCACCCGACGAGGCCTACCAGCCGTACCCGCCTCCCAAGTAG
- the LOC118269164 gene encoding protein alan shepard isoform X7: MALHLETALQRKLNFKMTTVRNNSLCQTQRSYVYSNSFVYRSTGGCRSASSAGASAVTVASAGAGAGAGACAGRMASAGAQYRGGAQQWAAAYAPQPCRYPPPQPQQYAAAPSPYTPHQYTGTGMGGGCGAAGGRVPTAASPANTASSSSSNTGSAGGTRSTSLSTAPPPPASSASTTGAAGEQLSRTNLYIRGLSQNTTDKDLVQMCQMYGNIISTKAILDKNTNKCKGYGFVDFETIASAEAAVKGLQAKGVQAQMAKVGIWFLRRLNRQQEQDPTNLYMANLPPHFKENDVDQLLAKFGQVVSTRILRDTHGQSKGVGFARMESREKCEQIIQMFNGNPIPGAKEPLLVKFADGGNKKKALYNKQNDNNGRAWRDNNDSITQAAMAVSGVYAGGVGGAGAGGECAGVYRGGGSVYGVAAFHHHPQLHHHHHAAHPAAWLAPYAALIPPAHPAHHATHPAHPHIPIDAVPSQYVNWDSLRPENELYYFSSHPYQYFAGPTPPIIQMPMESEHASTAASPDEAYQPYPPPK; the protein is encoded by the exons AGCACCGGCGGCTGTCGTTCGGCAAGCAGCGCAGGCGCGAGCGCCGTGACGGTCGCTAGCGCGGGCGcaggcgcgggcgcgggcgcgtgCGCAGGCCGCATGGCTAGCGCAGGGGCGCAGTATCGCGGCGGAGCGCAGCAGTGGGCGGCGGCCTATGCGCCGCAACCCTGCCGCTACCCGCCGCCGCAGCCGCAGCAGTACGCTGCTGCACCCAGCCCTTATACTCCACACCAG TACACGGGCACTGGAATGGGTGGAGGATGCGGCGCGGCCGGAGGTCGCGTGCCGACGGCGGCGTCGCCCGCCAACACGGCGTCCTCGTCGTCGTCCAACACGGGCTCGGCGGGCGGCACGCGCTCCACCAGCCTGAGCACCGCGCCGCCGCCCCCGGCCTCCTCCGCCTCCACCACCGGCGCCGCGGGCGAACAGCTCAGCCGCACCAACCTCTACATCCGAGGCCTTAGCCAAAACACCACCGATAAAGACCTTGTTCAGATGTGCCAAAT GTATGGCAACATAATTTCAACAAAAGCTATTTTGGATaagaatacaaataaatgtaaag GTTACGGTTTTGTAGATTTTGAAACAATCGCATCGGCTGAGGCAGCTGTTAAAGGATTACAAGCCAAAGGTGTTCAGGCCCAGATGGCTAAAGTGGGTATCTGGTTCCTGCGTAGACTGAACCGT CAACAAGAGCAGGATCCCACCAACCTGTACATGGCCAACCTGCCACCGCACTTCAAGGAGAATGATGTGGACCAACTGCTGGCCAAGTTTGGCCAAGTGGTGTCCACACGAATCTTGCGTGACACCCACGGCCAAAGCAAAGGTGTGGGCTTTGCAAGGATGGAGTCCAGGGAGAAATGCGAGCAGATTATCCAA ATGTTTAACGGGAACCCAATTCCGGGAGCCAAGGAGCCTCTACTAGTTAAGTTCGCTGACGGCGGTAACAAGAAAAAGGCGCtgtacaacaaacaaaacgataacAATGGAAGAGCATGGCGAGACAACAACGACTCCATTACCCAG GCCGCAATGGCTGTAAGTGGCGTTTACGCCGGAGGAGTCGGCGGAGCTGGAGCTGGAGGCGAATGCGCTGGAGTGTACCGCGGCGGCGGCAGCGTGTACGGCGTGGCGGCGTTCCACCACCACCCGCAGctgcaccaccaccaccacgcgGCGCACCCGGCCGCCTGGCTGGCGCCCTACGCCGCGCTCATCCCGCCCGCGCACCCCGCGCACCACGCTACGCACCCCGCGCACCCACATATACCCATCGACGCTGTGCCTAGCCAATAT GTAAACTGGGACAGCTTAAGGCCGGAAAATGAGTTATAC TACTTCTCGTCGCATCCGTATCAGTACTTCGCGGGTCCGACACCGCCGATCATCCAGATGCCGATGGAGAGCGAGCACGCGTCCACGGCAGCTTCACCCGACGAGGCCTACCAGCCGTACCCGCCTCCCAAGTAG
- the LOC118269164 gene encoding protein alan shepard isoform X3 — protein MALHLETALQRKLNFKMTTVRNNSLCQTQRSYVYSNSFVYRSTGGCRSASSAGASAVTVASAGAGAGAGACAGRMASAGAQYRGGAQQWAAAYAPQPCRYPPPQPQQYAAAPSPYTPHQYTGTGMGGGCGAAGGRVPTAASPANTASSSSSNTGSAGGTRSTSLSTAPPPPASSASTTGAAGEQLSRTNLYIRGLSQNTTDKDLVQMCQMYGNIISTKAILDKNTNKCKGYGFVDFETIASAEAAVKGLQAKGVQAQMAKVGIWFLRRLNRIWRATTSPITPGHLQQQEQDPTNLYMANLPPHFKENDVDQLLAKFGQVVSTRILRDTHGQSKGVGFARMESREKCEQIIQMFNGNPIPGAKEPLLVKFADGGNKKKALYNKQNDNNGRAWRDNNDSITQAAMAVSGVYAGGVGGAGAGGECAGVYRGGGSVYGVAAFHHHPQLHHHHHAAHPAAWLAPYAALIPPAHPAHHATHPAHPHIPIDAVPSQYVNWDSLRPENELYYFSSHPYQYFAGPTPPIIQMPMESEHASTAASPDEAYQPYPPPK, from the exons AGCACCGGCGGCTGTCGTTCGGCAAGCAGCGCAGGCGCGAGCGCCGTGACGGTCGCTAGCGCGGGCGcaggcgcgggcgcgggcgcgtgCGCAGGCCGCATGGCTAGCGCAGGGGCGCAGTATCGCGGCGGAGCGCAGCAGTGGGCGGCGGCCTATGCGCCGCAACCCTGCCGCTACCCGCCGCCGCAGCCGCAGCAGTACGCTGCTGCACCCAGCCCTTATACTCCACACCAG TACACGGGCACTGGAATGGGTGGAGGATGCGGCGCGGCCGGAGGTCGCGTGCCGACGGCGGCGTCGCCCGCCAACACGGCGTCCTCGTCGTCGTCCAACACGGGCTCGGCGGGCGGCACGCGCTCCACCAGCCTGAGCACCGCGCCGCCGCCCCCGGCCTCCTCCGCCTCCACCACCGGCGCCGCGGGCGAACAGCTCAGCCGCACCAACCTCTACATCCGAGGCCTTAGCCAAAACACCACCGATAAAGACCTTGTTCAGATGTGCCAAAT GTATGGCAACATAATTTCAACAAAAGCTATTTTGGATaagaatacaaataaatgtaaag GTTACGGTTTTGTAGATTTTGAAACAATCGCATCGGCTGAGGCAGCTGTTAAAGGATTACAAGCCAAAGGTGTTCAGGCCCAGATGGCTAAAGTGGGTATCTGGTTCCTGCGTAGACTGAACCGT ATTTGGAGAGCAACTACTTCACCTATTACTCCGGGGCATTTACAGCAACAAGAGCAGGATCCCACCAACCTGTACATGGCCAACCTGCCACCGCACTTCAAGGAGAATGATGTGGACCAACTGCTGGCCAAGTTTGGCCAAGTGGTGTCCACACGAATCTTGCGTGACACCCACGGCCAAAGCAAAGGTGTGGGCTTTGCAAGGATGGAGTCCAGGGAGAAATGCGAGCAGATTATCCAA ATGTTTAACGGGAACCCAATTCCGGGAGCCAAGGAGCCTCTACTAGTTAAGTTCGCTGACGGCGGTAACAAGAAAAAGGCGCtgtacaacaaacaaaacgataacAATGGAAGAGCATGGCGAGACAACAACGACTCCATTACCCAG GCCGCAATGGCTGTAAGTGGCGTTTACGCCGGAGGAGTCGGCGGAGCTGGAGCTGGAGGCGAATGCGCTGGAGTGTACCGCGGCGGCGGCAGCGTGTACGGCGTGGCGGCGTTCCACCACCACCCGCAGctgcaccaccaccaccacgcgGCGCACCCGGCCGCCTGGCTGGCGCCCTACGCCGCGCTCATCCCGCCCGCGCACCCCGCGCACCACGCTACGCACCCCGCGCACCCACATATACCCATCGACGCTGTGCCTAGCCAATAT GTAAACTGGGACAGCTTAAGGCCGGAAAATGAGTTATAC TACTTCTCGTCGCATCCGTATCAGTACTTCGCGGGTCCGACACCGCCGATCATCCAGATGCCGATGGAGAGCGAGCACGCGTCCACGGCAGCTTCACCCGACGAGGCCTACCAGCCGTACCCGCCTCCCAAGTAG
- the LOC118269164 gene encoding protein alan shepard isoform X1 produces MALHLETALQRKLNFKMTTVRNNSLCQTQRSYVYSNSFVYRSTGGCRSASSAGASAVTVASAGAGAGAGACAGRMASAGAQYRGGAQQWAAAYAPQPCRYPPPQPQQYAAAPSPYTPHQYTGTGMGGGCGAAGGRVPTAASPANTASSSSSNTGSAGGTRSTSLSTAPPPPASSASTTGAAGEQLSRTNLYIRGLSQNTTDKDLVQMCQMYGNIISTKAILDKNTNKCKGYGFVDFETIASAEAAVKGLQAKGVQAQMAKVGIWFLRRLNRIWRATTSPITPGHLQQQEQDPTNLYMANLPPHFKENDVDQLLAKFGQVVSTRILRDTHGQSKGVGFARMESREKCEQIIQMFNGNPIPGAKEPLLVKFADGGNKKKALYNKQNDNNGRAWRDNNDSITQVAAMAVSGVYAGGVGGAGAGGECAGVYRGGGSVYGVAAFHHHPQLHHHHHAAHPAAWLAPYAALIPPAHPAHHATHPAHPHIPIDAVPSQYVNWDSLRPENELYYFSSHPYQYFAGPTPPIIQMPMESEHASTAASPDEAYQPYPPPK; encoded by the exons AGCACCGGCGGCTGTCGTTCGGCAAGCAGCGCAGGCGCGAGCGCCGTGACGGTCGCTAGCGCGGGCGcaggcgcgggcgcgggcgcgtgCGCAGGCCGCATGGCTAGCGCAGGGGCGCAGTATCGCGGCGGAGCGCAGCAGTGGGCGGCGGCCTATGCGCCGCAACCCTGCCGCTACCCGCCGCCGCAGCCGCAGCAGTACGCTGCTGCACCCAGCCCTTATACTCCACACCAG TACACGGGCACTGGAATGGGTGGAGGATGCGGCGCGGCCGGAGGTCGCGTGCCGACGGCGGCGTCGCCCGCCAACACGGCGTCCTCGTCGTCGTCCAACACGGGCTCGGCGGGCGGCACGCGCTCCACCAGCCTGAGCACCGCGCCGCCGCCCCCGGCCTCCTCCGCCTCCACCACCGGCGCCGCGGGCGAACAGCTCAGCCGCACCAACCTCTACATCCGAGGCCTTAGCCAAAACACCACCGATAAAGACCTTGTTCAGATGTGCCAAAT GTATGGCAACATAATTTCAACAAAAGCTATTTTGGATaagaatacaaataaatgtaaag GTTACGGTTTTGTAGATTTTGAAACAATCGCATCGGCTGAGGCAGCTGTTAAAGGATTACAAGCCAAAGGTGTTCAGGCCCAGATGGCTAAAGTGGGTATCTGGTTCCTGCGTAGACTGAACCGT ATTTGGAGAGCAACTACTTCACCTATTACTCCGGGGCATTTACAGCAACAAGAGCAGGATCCCACCAACCTGTACATGGCCAACCTGCCACCGCACTTCAAGGAGAATGATGTGGACCAACTGCTGGCCAAGTTTGGCCAAGTGGTGTCCACACGAATCTTGCGTGACACCCACGGCCAAAGCAAAGGTGTGGGCTTTGCAAGGATGGAGTCCAGGGAGAAATGCGAGCAGATTATCCAA ATGTTTAACGGGAACCCAATTCCGGGAGCCAAGGAGCCTCTACTAGTTAAGTTCGCTGACGGCGGTAACAAGAAAAAGGCGCtgtacaacaaacaaaacgataacAATGGAAGAGCATGGCGAGACAACAACGACTCCATTACCCAGGTA GCCGCAATGGCTGTAAGTGGCGTTTACGCCGGAGGAGTCGGCGGAGCTGGAGCTGGAGGCGAATGCGCTGGAGTGTACCGCGGCGGCGGCAGCGTGTACGGCGTGGCGGCGTTCCACCACCACCCGCAGctgcaccaccaccaccacgcgGCGCACCCGGCCGCCTGGCTGGCGCCCTACGCCGCGCTCATCCCGCCCGCGCACCCCGCGCACCACGCTACGCACCCCGCGCACCCACATATACCCATCGACGCTGTGCCTAGCCAATAT GTAAACTGGGACAGCTTAAGGCCGGAAAATGAGTTATAC TACTTCTCGTCGCATCCGTATCAGTACTTCGCGGGTCCGACACCGCCGATCATCCAGATGCCGATGGAGAGCGAGCACGCGTCCACGGCAGCTTCACCCGACGAGGCCTACCAGCCGTACCCGCCTCCCAAGTAG